In Nicotiana tabacum cultivar K326 chromosome 17, ASM71507v2, whole genome shotgun sequence, one DNA window encodes the following:
- the LOC142171413 gene encoding transcription factor DYT1-like: MEFLNTPFDDSNISEESKVGGKIDKRKQIEGEVKEHKSKNLILERKRRQKLNERLLALRSLVPNITNMTKETIITVAITYISELQTNVNNLTEQLLEMEAPYIEELETKNEEIIDIVEVGSFMYKPEVEVAHIATSRLWIKIVCQKKRGGFTKLMEAMNVLASKGALLVTSSVEVGKHIVKKVSFFSSS, encoded by the exons ATGGAATTCCTCAACACTCCATTTGATGATTCAAACATATCTGAAGAAAGTAAAGTAGGAGGGAAAATAGATAAAAGGAAGCAAATTGAGGGTGAAGTTAAAGAACACAAATCCAAGAACCTTATTCTTGAGAGAAAGAGGCGTCAAAAACTTAATGAAAGGCTTCTTGCATTGCGCTCATTGGTCCCAAATATTACAAAT ATGACCAAAGAAACCATAATTACTGTCGCTATCACTTACATTAGCGAGCTACAAACAAATGTGAACAACTTAACTGAGCAGCTTCTAGAAATGGAGGCACCTTATATAGAGGAATTGGAGACAAAAAATGAAGAGATTATTGATATTGTAGAGGTAGGTAGCTTTATGTATAAA CCTGAAGTTGAAGTGGCTCACATTGCTACAAGTAGGCTTTGGATAAAGATAGTTTGCCAGAAGAAAAGAGGTGGATTTACTAAACTGATGGAGGCAATGAATGTTCTTGCCTCAAAAGGAGCCCTTCTTGTTACTTCATCTGTGGAGGTAGGAAAACATATTGTTAAAAAAGTAAGTTTTTTTAGCAGCAGTT aa
- the LOC107808521 gene encoding uncharacterized protein LOC107808521: MARKRKAEGLAKTHESHDDQGNTAAWNEMVNEADGAATQSGAQRARKRYIGVRQRPSGRWVAEIKDTIQKIRVWLGTFDTAEEAARAYDEAACLLRGANTRTNFWPCSLSNSSSSSTSALPPKITNILLTRLKERNNSLAAAGDDDSSKSCSVPEIGRQQQNQQEKFGENVSDFSGSLYTEYLNYPGDHITDNNTIANVTSWGDFIQPVNNFQSSNEEIIEVGDEEEEIGEAINTDVLEDMESIDFNFLDEIGSCYYSPFEIAEELSTETMEHGMVYGEETSAVSEAMRRMNYERKFSASLYAFNGITECLKLKMKSARATQWETSEQLSTLRNACKKNQEEKEKSEKCNVEEAVPFSSTENAYESELSIWSSIDLPPICFVT, translated from the coding sequence ATGGCTAGGAAGAGAAAAGCTGAAGGACTAGCGAAAACTCATGAATCTCATGATGATCAAGGGAATACAGCAGCCTGGAACGAGATGGTAAATGAAGCAGATGGTGCAGCCACACAAAGCGGAGCTCAACGAGCCCGAAAGAGATATATAGGGGTTAGACAAAGGCCATCAGGAAGATGGGTTGCTGAAATAAAAGACACTATACAGAAAATAAGAGTGTGGCTTGGAACTTTTGACACTGCTGAGGAAGCAGCACGAGCGTACGATGAAGCTGCTTGCTTGCTCCGTGGAGCCAATACTCGCACAAATTTCTGGCCTTGTTCTTTAtccaattcttcttcttcttccacttCAGCTTTGCCTCCCAAAATCACTAATATTCTTCTTACCAGGCTCAAAGAAAGAAATAATTCCTTAGCTGCTGCTGGTGATGATGACTCATCCAAATCTTGTTCCGTACCTGAAATTGGTCGCCAGCAGCAGAATCAGCAAGAAAAATTCGGAGAAAATGTATCTGATTTTTCAGGTTCACTATACACTGAATATCTCAATTACCCTGGTGATCACATAACTGATAACAACACGATCGCTAATGTTACTAGCTGGGGTGATTTTATTCAGCCTGTCAATAACTTTCAAAGCTCGAACGAAGAGATTATTGAAGTGGGAGACGAAGAAGAGGAGATAGGAGAGGCAATTAATACTGATGTATTAGAAGATATGGAGTCAATTGACTTCAACTTTCTTGATGAAATTGGATCGTGTTACTATTCGCCATTTGAGATAGCTGAAGAGCTATCAACAGAGACAATGGAACATGGGATGGTTTATGGGGAAGAAACATCAGCGGTGAGTGAGGCAATGAGGAGGATGAATTACGAGAGGAAGTTTTCGGCTTCCCTTTATGCATTTAATGGGATTACAGAATGTTTGAAGTTGAAGATGAAATCTGCTCGAGCAACGCAATGGGAAACGTCTGAGCAATTATCCACACTCCGAAATGCATGCAAAAAGAACCAGGAGGAGAAGGAGAAAAGTGAAAAATGCAATGTTGAAGAAGCAGTGCCATTTTCGTCGACGGAGAATGCTTATGAGAGTGAATTGTCCATATGGAGCTCTATTGATCTCCCACCAATTTGCTTTGTTACTTGA